From the genome of Canis lupus familiaris isolate Mischka breed German Shepherd chromosome 8, alternate assembly UU_Cfam_GSD_1.0, whole genome shotgun sequence, one region includes:
- the LOC100688835 gene encoding LOW QUALITY PROTEIN: NADH dehydrogenase [ubiquinone] 1 alpha subcomplex subunit 5-like (The sequence of the model RefSeq protein was modified relative to this genomic sequence to represent the inferred CDS: substituted 2 bases at 2 genomic stop codons): MVGLLKKTTGLVGLAVCESPHERLRILYTKIFDVLEQIPKNAAYRKYTEQITNKKLSMVKVEPDVKKLKDQLQGGQLEEVILQAENEXSLARKIIQXKPWEPLVEEPPANQWKWPI, translated from the coding sequence ATGGTGGGTTTGCTGAAGAAGACCACCGGCCTTGTGGGATTGGCTGTATGTGAGAGTCCACACGAGAGGCTAAGAATATTGTACACGAAGATTTTTGATGTTCTTGAGCAAATTCCTAAAAACGCAGCATACAGAAAGTATACAGAACAGATTACAAATAAGAAGCTGAGTATGGTTAAAGTGGAACCAGATGTTAAGAAATTAAAAGACCAACTTCAGGGTGGCCAACTAGAAGAGGTGATTCTTCAGGCTGAAAATGAATGAAGTCtggcaagaaaaataatacagtgaaAACCATGGGAGCCTTTAGTGGAAGAGCCTCCTGCCAACCAATGGAAATGGCCAATATAA